A single window of Pseudarthrobacter psychrotolerans DNA harbors:
- a CDS encoding heavy metal translocating P-type ATPase: MIVRFPLVASTVLAGACVAVLLFSGQPAAAQGAASAYSLAVAALRTVSMVRGLLRGRWGIDLLAVTAIASTVAVGEYIASLIVVLMLTGGEALESFAQGRASRELRSLLDRSPRTAHLERSGTTVEEVSVGEVRIGDVLLVKPSEIVPVDGELLTEEGVFDESALTGESLPVEHRKGATLLSGSINGENAVRLRATATAAESQYSQIVALVKEAAASRAPTVRLADRYAVPFTLLAFVLAGTAWFLSQDPNRFAQVLVVATPCPLLIAAPVAFLAGTSRAAHAGIIIKNAGTLEQLARVRTAVFDKTGTLTHGRPTLHDIRLEGVAPGVTPDRLLQLAASAEQYSSHVLAASVIDAARSRGLQLLPATDAREHATDGVTATCGTHTVVVGKPAFVQKVTSGFGRTELAGGQLSIYVGVDGEFAGTLIMSDPMRENAVDTLALLRRLGIEQTMLLTGDTSATAAHIAAEAGISHVLAECLPAGKVTAVAALRTRPVMMVGDGVNDAPVLAAADVGVAMGAKGATAASESADVVIMLDDLSKTATAVAIGQRTIRIARTSIWTGILLSIVLMLAASYGYVPAVAGALLQELVDLATILNALRALGDGRPGRQVRTGRTLPSPAYGEGTGKQVPQNRSS, encoded by the coding sequence ATGATCGTGCGGTTCCCGCTGGTGGCCTCCACGGTCCTCGCCGGAGCCTGCGTGGCGGTCCTCCTGTTCTCCGGTCAGCCGGCGGCAGCCCAGGGGGCCGCGAGCGCCTATTCCCTAGCCGTCGCGGCCCTCCGGACCGTGTCGATGGTCCGCGGTCTGCTTCGGGGGCGGTGGGGAATCGATCTGCTGGCGGTGACCGCGATCGCCTCGACAGTCGCCGTCGGCGAGTACATCGCGTCACTCATCGTCGTGCTGATGCTGACCGGCGGAGAAGCCCTGGAGTCGTTCGCTCAGGGCCGCGCGTCAAGGGAATTGCGGTCCCTTCTCGACCGCTCGCCACGGACCGCGCACCTCGAACGTTCGGGCACCACGGTGGAAGAGGTCAGCGTCGGGGAGGTCCGTATAGGAGATGTGCTTCTGGTCAAACCCTCGGAAATCGTCCCCGTCGACGGAGAGCTGCTTACAGAGGAAGGGGTTTTCGACGAATCAGCGTTGACCGGCGAAAGCCTTCCCGTGGAACACCGGAAAGGCGCCACGCTGCTCAGCGGTTCCATCAACGGCGAAAACGCTGTGCGCCTGCGGGCAACGGCAACCGCGGCGGAGTCCCAGTACAGCCAGATTGTGGCGTTGGTCAAGGAAGCCGCGGCAAGCCGCGCGCCCACAGTCAGGCTCGCGGACAGGTACGCCGTGCCCTTCACTCTTCTGGCCTTCGTGCTGGCCGGAACGGCGTGGTTCCTCAGCCAGGACCCCAACCGGTTTGCCCAGGTGTTGGTCGTCGCGACACCGTGCCCGCTGTTGATCGCGGCACCGGTCGCGTTCCTGGCGGGCACCAGCCGGGCCGCCCACGCCGGGATCATCATCAAGAACGCCGGCACGCTCGAACAGCTTGCCCGGGTCAGGACGGCGGTCTTTGACAAGACCGGCACGCTGACCCACGGCCGGCCAACCCTGCACGACATCCGCCTCGAAGGCGTGGCACCGGGGGTGACCCCTGACCGGTTGCTGCAGCTGGCAGCGTCAGCGGAACAATACTCCTCCCACGTGCTGGCAGCCTCCGTGATCGACGCCGCACGCTCCCGCGGGCTGCAGCTCCTTCCTGCAACCGACGCACGCGAACACGCCACCGACGGCGTCACGGCCACGTGCGGGACGCACACGGTCGTGGTGGGAAAGCCCGCCTTCGTCCAAAAGGTGACCTCCGGTTTCGGTAGGACTGAGCTGGCCGGCGGTCAGCTCAGCATCTACGTCGGTGTCGACGGAGAGTTTGCCGGGACACTGATCATGAGCGACCCGATGCGGGAAAACGCCGTGGACACGCTGGCTTTGCTGCGACGGCTCGGCATCGAACAGACCATGCTCCTGACCGGAGACACCTCCGCGACCGCAGCGCACATAGCGGCGGAAGCGGGAATCAGCCACGTCTTGGCCGAGTGCCTTCCCGCGGGCAAGGTCACGGCCGTCGCGGCCCTGCGAACCAGGCCGGTGATGATGGTCGGCGACGGTGTAAACGACGCACCCGTCCTGGCAGCCGCCGACGTTGGAGTCGCCATGGGCGCCAAAGGAGCCACCGCGGCCAGCGAGTCGGCCGACGTCGTGATCATGCTCGATGACTTGTCCAAGACCGCCACGGCTGTGGCCATCGGCCAGCGCACCATACGCATCGCCCGCACCAGCATTTGGACTGGCATCCTGCTCAGCATCGTCCTGATGCTGGCGGCCTCTTACGGATACGTCCCTGCCGTGGCAGGCGCCCTGCTGCAGGAACTGGTGGATCTGGCCACGATCCTGAACGCG
- a CDS encoding pyridoxamine 5'-phosphate oxidase family protein, with protein MAGPGRSLGAVTSTPSLPDPEVLESHQCWELLRSVSVGRLALWVQDHPDIFPINYKVDHGTLVFRAGDGTRLHAALGETPVALEADGLNPDTGVAWSVVVKGQATAVALTQEVLDTVGLLLFPWQAGRKDHFIRIVPTSVTGRRFTVTPPLTWWSPLDDATRAGLE; from the coding sequence ATGGCCGGTCCCGGGCGTAGTCTCGGCGCCGTGACGAGCACACCATCACTACCGGACCCTGAAGTTCTGGAGTCCCACCAATGCTGGGAACTCCTGCGCAGCGTGTCGGTGGGGCGGCTCGCGCTCTGGGTTCAGGACCACCCTGATATCTTTCCCATCAACTACAAAGTGGACCATGGGACGCTGGTGTTCCGGGCCGGCGACGGGACCAGACTCCACGCAGCACTGGGCGAAACGCCTGTTGCCCTGGAAGCCGACGGCCTCAACCCGGATACCGGGGTCGCCTGGAGCGTGGTTGTGAAAGGGCAAGCCACCGCCGTCGCGCTCACCCAGGAAGTCCTGGATACAGTGGGGTTGCTTCTTTTTCCCTGGCAGGCCGGCCGGAAAGACCACTTCATCCGAATCGTCCCCACGTCCGTCACCGGACGCCGCTTTACCGTCACCCCTCCCCTGACATGGTGGAGCCCGTTGGACGACGCCACGCGGGCAGGACTCGAATAG
- a CDS encoding universal stress protein, translating into MATGARRGTIIVGVDGSAASVEALRQAQRLALPLGVSVEAWGCWDFPAGFAAYDAMGVDGLAHTVADGLHNAMAGAFGSQQPRNVHTKLVHGAPRPTLIEASKHAFLLVVGRRGHGGFRELLLGSVTTACVAHAYCPVLVVPAPGPTMNPQPRPAHASAAVPKSRIPEGA; encoded by the coding sequence ATGGCCACAGGCGCCCGGCGGGGCACGATCATCGTTGGCGTCGATGGTTCCGCGGCGTCCGTTGAGGCCCTGCGTCAGGCCCAGCGCCTCGCTCTGCCACTGGGCGTCTCCGTCGAAGCCTGGGGGTGCTGGGACTTCCCGGCAGGGTTTGCTGCCTACGACGCGATGGGGGTCGACGGGCTCGCCCACACAGTGGCCGACGGCCTCCACAACGCCATGGCCGGAGCCTTCGGCTCCCAACAGCCACGAAACGTCCACACTAAACTCGTGCACGGTGCCCCCCGCCCCACACTGATTGAAGCCAGTAAACACGCTTTTTTGCTCGTTGTGGGACGGCGCGGACACGGCGGATTCCGCGAGCTGCTGCTGGGCTCGGTCACCACGGCGTGTGTCGCACACGCCTACTGCCCCGTCCTCGTCGTCCCGGCCCCCGGGCCCACCATGAACCCGCAGCCCCGCCCCGCACACGCCTCGGCGGCCGTCCCGAAATCACGAATCCCCGAAGGAGCATGA
- a CDS encoding SPW repeat protein, which yields MKKWTRWQDWTVIAAGAYAALSVLWTAQAGSSTALMVTLGALLIVGGATNLALPGLPAAEWAQAVLAVALILAPWVGGFASSMGAAWSAWIPGAAALAVTALAIKPSTEEYRHHHIVPAP from the coding sequence ATGAAGAAATGGACACGCTGGCAGGACTGGACCGTCATCGCCGCCGGCGCATACGCGGCACTGTCGGTACTGTGGACCGCCCAGGCAGGGTCCTCCACCGCCCTCATGGTGACCCTGGGCGCCTTGCTGATCGTGGGCGGAGCGACCAACCTGGCCTTGCCCGGTTTGCCGGCCGCCGAATGGGCCCAAGCCGTGCTCGCGGTCGCACTCATCCTGGCGCCGTGGGTCGGCGGTTTCGCCTCGAGCATGGGTGCTGCGTGGAGCGCATGGATCCCCGGCGCTGCCGCCTTGGCCGTCACGGCCTTGGCCATCAAACCCAGCACCGAGGAATACCGGCACCACCACATCGTGCCGGCCCCCTAA
- a CDS encoding DNA polymerase IV, translating into MLHVDLDQFIAAVEVLRRPELAGKPIIIGGRGDPTERAVVSTASYEARAFGVGSGMPLRIAARKVPGAVILPVDHEAYLTASETVMATLHAQPGATVQVLGWDEAFVGIETENPEAYARQVQAAVLERTQLHCSVGIGDTLVRAKVATGFGKPAGVFRLTVGNWLDVMGSRPTKDLWGVGTKVSGRLAKLGINTVAELAASDPQDLVPEFGPRMGPWYAELGRGDGASVVDDTPWVARGHSRETTFQRDITEPAQVDDAVRELTARVLEDVVAEGRPVVGLTLKVRYAPFLTKTHARKIPETFDRNQILAQALDLAAGIEAGRPIRLLGLRAEMAMPDDARKGHTPTRGGW; encoded by the coding sequence GTGCTGCACGTCGATCTCGACCAATTCATCGCGGCGGTCGAAGTGCTCCGGCGGCCGGAGCTTGCGGGCAAGCCGATCATTATCGGCGGCCGGGGGGACCCCACGGAACGAGCTGTGGTGTCGACCGCATCCTACGAGGCCAGGGCGTTCGGCGTGGGTTCCGGAATGCCCTTACGCATTGCGGCCCGGAAAGTGCCCGGCGCTGTGATCCTGCCCGTCGATCACGAGGCTTACCTCACGGCGTCTGAAACGGTGATGGCTACCCTGCACGCGCAGCCCGGCGCCACCGTACAGGTGCTGGGTTGGGATGAAGCCTTTGTAGGCATTGAGACAGAGAATCCGGAAGCCTACGCCCGGCAGGTGCAGGCCGCTGTCCTGGAGCGAACGCAGCTGCATTGCAGCGTGGGCATCGGCGACACCTTGGTCCGGGCCAAGGTCGCCACCGGTTTCGGCAAGCCGGCCGGCGTCTTCCGTCTCACTGTCGGGAACTGGCTCGACGTCATGGGCAGTCGGCCCACGAAGGACCTGTGGGGCGTCGGAACCAAAGTGTCGGGCCGGTTGGCCAAACTCGGCATCAACACAGTCGCCGAGCTCGCCGCGTCCGACCCCCAAGACCTTGTCCCGGAGTTCGGCCCCAGGATGGGTCCTTGGTACGCGGAGCTCGGACGCGGGGACGGCGCCAGCGTTGTGGATGACACCCCGTGGGTTGCCCGCGGGCATAGCCGGGAGACCACCTTCCAGCGGGACATTACCGAGCCCGCCCAGGTGGACGACGCCGTGCGGGAGCTGACAGCGCGTGTCCTTGAGGATGTTGTGGCCGAAGGACGGCCCGTGGTTGGGCTGACCCTGAAGGTCCGGTACGCGCCGTTCCTCACCAAGACTCATGCGAGGAAGATTCCCGAGACATTCGACCGGAACCAAATCCTCGCGCAGGCCTTGGACCTCGCAGCCGGAATCGAAGCGGGCCGTCCGATCCGGCTCCTGGGCCTGCGGGCCGAAATGGCAATGCCCGACGATGCCCGAAAGGGACATACGCCGACACGCGGCGGTTGGTAA
- a CDS encoding acetyl-CoA C-acyltransferase: protein MTEAFLIGGARTPVGRYGGALSTMRPDDMVALAIKAAVERAGVDPDTVDEVIFGNANGAGEENRNVARMAWLLAGYGDHVPGMTVNRLCASGLSAIIMASQMVKAGAADIIVAGGVESMSRAPWVQEKPLTAFAKPGAVFDTSIGWRFANERFSTGDLSCQGKMTYSMPQTAEEVAEAYGITREDADAFAVQSHERALAAVAGGRFTDEIVPVTIHGRKGNTIVDTDEGPREGTTLDVLARLKSIIKPGGVVIAGNSSTLNDGSSAIIVASAAAVKKFGLSPRARIVDGASAGVSPELMGIGPVPSTNKVLQRARWGIEDLDAVELNEAFASQSLAVLRELKLDAGIVNNDGGAIALGHPLGSSGSRLVVTLLGRMEREKARRGLATMCVGVGQGTSMLIERV from the coding sequence ATGACTGAGGCATTCCTCATCGGCGGAGCCCGCACCCCGGTTGGCCGCTACGGCGGTGCGCTGTCCACGATGCGCCCCGACGACATGGTGGCGCTGGCCATCAAGGCCGCCGTAGAACGCGCCGGCGTAGATCCGGACACAGTGGACGAAGTGATCTTCGGCAACGCCAATGGCGCAGGTGAGGAAAACCGCAATGTGGCCCGTATGGCCTGGCTGCTTGCCGGCTACGGCGATCATGTGCCGGGCATGACGGTCAACCGCCTGTGCGCTTCGGGACTCAGCGCCATCATCATGGCTTCACAAATGGTCAAGGCCGGGGCGGCGGACATCATCGTGGCCGGCGGCGTCGAGTCCATGAGCCGTGCCCCCTGGGTGCAGGAAAAGCCGTTGACGGCCTTCGCCAAACCGGGTGCGGTCTTCGATACGTCAATCGGTTGGCGCTTCGCCAATGAACGATTTTCAACCGGCGATCTGTCCTGCCAAGGCAAGATGACCTACTCGATGCCTCAGACCGCCGAGGAAGTCGCTGAGGCCTACGGGATTACCCGCGAAGATGCAGATGCCTTCGCCGTCCAGTCCCACGAACGCGCCCTCGCAGCAGTAGCGGGCGGCAGGTTCACGGACGAGATCGTCCCCGTCACGATCCATGGCCGCAAGGGCAACACCATCGTGGACACGGACGAAGGGCCCCGTGAAGGCACCACCCTGGACGTGCTGGCCAGGCTGAAATCCATCATCAAACCCGGTGGCGTCGTCATCGCGGGAAACTCCAGCACCCTGAATGACGGATCCTCGGCAATCATCGTGGCCTCCGCGGCGGCCGTGAAGAAGTTTGGCCTGAGCCCTCGCGCCCGCATCGTCGACGGAGCCTCCGCCGGGGTGAGCCCCGAGCTCATGGGCATCGGCCCGGTCCCCTCAACCAACAAGGTGCTTCAACGGGCCCGCTGGGGTATCGAGGACCTGGATGCCGTCGAACTCAACGAGGCCTTCGCTTCCCAATCGCTCGCGGTCTTGCGGGAGCTCAAACTTGATGCCGGCATTGTTAACAACGACGGCGGCGCGATCGCCCTGGGCCACCCGCTGGGTTCCAGCGGCTCGCGTCTGGTCGTAACACTGCTGGGCCGCATGGAACGCGAAAAAGCCCGACGCGGCCTGGCCACCATGTGTGTGGGCGTCGGCCAGGGGACGTCCATGCTCATTGAGCGCGTCTAA
- a CDS encoding 3-hydroxyacyl-CoA dehydrogenase family protein, translating to MQNNILIVGSGAMGSQIGMLGALAGYRTTIQDISEPSLAAARDQLATRMDHFVAKGRLDRAEADTALARLNFTTSLEEGAADADFVIEAATEKLDVKRAIFTALDKAAPANTVLATNSSTYGSSKVASATGRPDKVCNMHFFNPALVMKCVEVVRHDQTSQETVDSTMELARALGKSPVLINHEIPGFVANRLMGAIRDEALHLVTAGIASHEDIDTAAKTALGHPMGPFELMDLVGLDVSYLIRMATYEETGRPEDLPHPALKALYEQGRYGKKTGHGWYEYDQSGTKLP from the coding sequence ATGCAGAACAACATCCTGATCGTTGGATCCGGTGCCATGGGCTCGCAGATCGGTATGCTCGGCGCGCTGGCGGGTTACCGCACCACCATCCAGGACATTTCCGAACCTTCGCTGGCCGCCGCCCGCGATCAGCTTGCCACGCGTATGGATCACTTCGTGGCCAAAGGACGGCTGGACCGCGCCGAGGCCGACACGGCATTGGCGCGGCTGAACTTCACCACCTCGCTGGAGGAAGGCGCCGCCGATGCCGACTTCGTCATTGAGGCCGCCACCGAGAAATTGGACGTCAAGCGAGCCATCTTCACAGCTCTCGACAAGGCAGCACCAGCCAACACCGTCCTGGCCACAAATTCCTCCACCTACGGTTCCTCCAAGGTTGCCTCGGCGACCGGCCGGCCGGACAAGGTCTGCAACATGCACTTCTTCAACCCGGCCCTGGTCATGAAGTGCGTCGAAGTGGTCCGCCATGATCAAACCTCCCAGGAAACAGTGGATTCCACCATGGAACTGGCCCGCGCCTTGGGCAAGTCCCCGGTCCTGATCAACCACGAAATCCCGGGATTCGTCGCCAACCGGCTCATGGGCGCCATCCGGGACGAGGCGCTTCATCTGGTCACCGCAGGCATTGCCAGCCACGAGGACATCGACACCGCCGCCAAGACCGCACTGGGCCACCCCATGGGGCCATTTGAACTCATGGACCTGGTCGGCCTGGACGTCAGCTACCTCATCCGCATGGCCACCTACGAGGAAACAGGGCGCCCCGAGGACCTACCGCACCCAGCCCTGAAGGCACTGTACGAGCAGGGACGTTACGGCAAGAAAACCGGGCACGGCTGGTATGAATATGACCAATCCGGAACCAAGCTCCCGTAA
- a CDS encoding enoyl-CoA hydratase-related protein, producing MGYETILADACKGLGTITINRPEVRNALSKTVLREIRHALEDFAVQDDVGAVVFTGAGNKAFIAGADITQLVDYTFLDGLSADMQRLYDYIEDYEKPTIAAINGFALGGGNELAMSCDIRIAADSARFGLPETNLGILPGAGGTQRLTRLVGKGRAVELILTGRIFGAAEALRIGLVTDVVPDAELLDAVRATAEKILAKGPLAVRLGKLVIKGGSETDQRTGLLLERLAQSLLYSTQDKREGAQAFIDKRPAEFTGR from the coding sequence ATGGGTTATGAAACCATCCTCGCCGACGCCTGCAAGGGACTCGGCACCATCACCATCAACCGGCCGGAGGTCCGCAACGCGCTCAGCAAAACAGTGCTGCGGGAAATCCGGCACGCCCTGGAAGACTTTGCGGTCCAGGACGACGTCGGCGCCGTCGTCTTTACCGGCGCCGGAAACAAGGCGTTCATCGCCGGGGCGGACATCACGCAGCTGGTGGACTACACCTTCCTCGATGGCCTGAGCGCGGACATGCAGCGACTGTATGACTACATCGAGGACTACGAGAAACCCACCATCGCAGCCATCAACGGCTTCGCACTCGGCGGCGGCAACGAGCTGGCCATGTCCTGCGATATCCGCATCGCGGCAGACAGCGCCCGCTTCGGACTCCCGGAAACCAACTTAGGCATCCTCCCGGGCGCCGGGGGAACCCAGCGGCTCACCAGGCTGGTAGGAAAGGGCCGCGCCGTCGAACTCATCCTCACCGGCCGGATCTTCGGTGCCGCCGAGGCCCTGCGCATCGGGCTCGTCACCGACGTCGTGCCCGACGCGGAACTGCTGGACGCCGTCCGGGCCACCGCTGAGAAAATCCTCGCGAAGGGTCCGTTGGCCGTCCGGCTGGGCAAGCTCGTCATCAAGGGCGGATCCGAAACGGACCAGCGTACCGGGCTCCTGCTCGAACGGCTCGCGCAATCCCTGCTCTACTCCACCCAGGACAAACGCGAAGGCGCCCAGGCCTTCATCGACAAACGCCCGGCCGAATTCACCGGCCGATAG
- a CDS encoding acyl-CoA dehydrogenase family protein: MNTLVKENESAIVAKSDVLNLDGLLSSDELALRDTVREFVNDRIKPNIRDWYEAAHFPVEIVREMGALGLLGMHLKGYGCPGRTAVEYGIAAMELEAGDSGLRTFVSVQGSLAMTAIHKWGSEDQKNAYLPGMARGEIIGCFGLTEPTAGSDPSSMKTTAVRQGGGWVLNGAKRWIGLASIAQVAVIWAATDEGVRGFLVPTNAPGFTATPIEPKLSMRASIQCDIIFEDVLLPEEAALPGAKGLRGPFSCLNEARYGIIWGAMGAARDSYEEALKYSLERMQFDKPLAAYQLTQLKLVNMLLEIQKGTMLAIHTGRLKDAGTLEPVQISVGKLNNCREAIEICREARTILGGNGITLDYSPLRHANNLESVRTYEGTDEVHTLILGNHITGQPAFR; encoded by the coding sequence ATGAACACCCTCGTCAAAGAGAACGAATCGGCCATCGTGGCCAAATCCGATGTGCTGAACCTCGACGGCTTGCTCAGCAGCGATGAGCTGGCCCTGCGCGACACCGTCCGCGAATTCGTGAACGATCGCATCAAGCCGAACATCAGGGACTGGTACGAAGCCGCCCACTTCCCGGTCGAAATCGTTCGTGAAATGGGCGCCCTGGGCCTGCTCGGCATGCACTTGAAGGGTTATGGCTGCCCGGGCCGCACCGCTGTGGAATACGGCATCGCCGCCATGGAACTCGAGGCCGGGGACTCGGGGTTGCGCACTTTCGTGTCGGTGCAGGGTTCGCTGGCCATGACCGCCATCCACAAGTGGGGCTCCGAGGACCAGAAGAACGCCTACCTGCCGGGCATGGCCAGGGGCGAGATCATTGGCTGCTTCGGGCTGACCGAACCAACCGCGGGCTCGGACCCCTCGTCCATGAAGACCACCGCGGTGCGCCAGGGCGGCGGTTGGGTCCTCAACGGCGCCAAACGCTGGATCGGCCTGGCCTCCATCGCCCAGGTCGCCGTGATCTGGGCCGCAACCGATGAAGGCGTGCGCGGCTTCCTTGTCCCCACCAACGCCCCTGGTTTCACCGCCACACCGATAGAGCCCAAACTCTCCATGCGGGCCTCCATCCAGTGCGACATCATCTTCGAGGACGTCCTGCTGCCCGAGGAGGCGGCGCTGCCCGGCGCCAAGGGCCTGCGCGGACCGTTCTCCTGCCTGAACGAGGCCCGCTACGGGATCATCTGGGGCGCCATGGGAGCGGCCCGTGATTCTTATGAGGAGGCACTGAAGTACTCCTTGGAGCGCATGCAATTCGACAAGCCGCTGGCCGCCTACCAGCTGACCCAGCTCAAGCTCGTCAACATGCTGCTGGAAATCCAGAAGGGCACCATGCTGGCCATCCACACCGGGCGGCTCAAGGACGCAGGAACCCTGGAACCCGTGCAGATCTCGGTGGGCAAACTCAACAACTGCCGCGAGGCCATTGAAATCTGCCGCGAGGCACGCACCATCCTGGGCGGGAACGGCATCACCCTTGACTACTCACCGCTGCGCCACGCCAACAACCTCGAATCCGTGCGCACCTACGAGGGCACCGACGAAGTCCACACACTGATTCTCGGCAACCACATCACCGGCCAGCCGGCGTTCCGTTAG
- a CDS encoding CoA transferase, producing MNTPHGTGPLAGIKVVDLSKILAGPYATMSLADMGAEVTKIEHPEGGDPTRSWGPPVKGTDATYYLAINRGKKSVTIDLKSPEGQETVHRMLADADVLVENFRPGSGLQRIFDYKALSERYPHLVILHISAFGDHGPLRDEPGYDMIAQAAGGLMSLTGEPGGPPLKAGFAMGDLGASLFGIIGLLAALLERSRTGKGQYVTTSLYESQLALHVNWATNYFADGVRPGPLGSGHPNLVPYQAYQARDGYFVIAIGNDSLWQKLCAAIDRPDLGADADLATNNGRLANRERLNIELGKALKAKTVAQWCELFSSRGIPASPIRGLDEVYAHPHTAALDMLQTVEHPTIGALKQVAFPVNFAGQRPQVRIAPPELGADNDTVLPTYQPQPASSGH from the coding sequence ATGAACACTCCACACGGAACTGGCCCCCTGGCCGGCATCAAGGTCGTTGACCTGTCCAAGATCCTGGCCGGGCCCTACGCCACCATGTCCCTGGCCGATATGGGCGCCGAAGTCACCAAGATCGAGCACCCCGAGGGCGGGGACCCCACCCGATCCTGGGGACCGCCGGTCAAAGGCACCGACGCCACCTACTACCTGGCCATCAACCGCGGCAAGAAGTCAGTCACCATCGACCTGAAAAGCCCCGAGGGCCAGGAGACGGTACACCGGATGCTCGCCGATGCCGATGTGCTGGTGGAAAACTTCCGCCCCGGCTCCGGCCTGCAGCGGATCTTCGACTACAAGGCGCTCTCCGAGCGCTACCCGCACCTTGTCATCCTGCACATTTCCGCCTTCGGCGACCACGGGCCGCTGCGCGACGAGCCGGGCTACGACATGATCGCCCAGGCCGCCGGAGGGCTTATGTCCCTCACCGGGGAACCCGGCGGGCCGCCGCTGAAGGCAGGCTTCGCCATGGGGGACCTGGGCGCCTCGCTCTTTGGCATCATCGGGCTGCTCGCCGCACTGCTGGAGCGCTCGCGCACCGGGAAAGGCCAGTATGTGACGACCTCGCTGTACGAAAGCCAGCTGGCCCTGCACGTGAACTGGGCGACCAACTACTTCGCCGACGGCGTCAGGCCCGGTCCGCTGGGCTCCGGACACCCCAACCTGGTCCCCTATCAGGCATACCAGGCGCGGGACGGATACTTCGTCATTGCCATCGGCAACGACTCCCTCTGGCAGAAGCTTTGCGCCGCCATCGACCGCCCGGACTTGGGCGCCGATGCGGATCTGGCCACCAACAACGGCCGGCTGGCCAACCGCGAGCGCCTCAACATTGAGCTGGGGAAGGCCTTGAAGGCCAAGACCGTTGCACAGTGGTGCGAGCTGTTCTCCTCCCGCGGTATCCCGGCCTCACCGATCCGCGGCCTTGACGAGGTCTACGCCCACCCGCACACCGCGGCCCTGGACATGCTGCAGACCGTTGAGCATCCCACTATTGGCGCACTGAAGCAGGTGGCCTTCCCGGTCAACTTCGCGGGCCAGCGCCCCCAGGTGCGCATCGCTCCCCCCGAGCTGGGCGCCGACAACGACACCGTGCTGCCGACCTACCAACCTCAGCCAGCCTCCTCCGGCCACTAG